The nucleotide window CACCGCGGTGCGCTCCACGGATGGTGAGGTCATCTGGATCCAATGGCGATTCAACGCCTGGGCCAAGTATGACAACTACCGGCTTGACGAAGGCGTTCCGCGGTTCATTGCCGAGGCCACCGGCCTGAAGCGGGTGGAGGCCTTGCGGCCCGACAACGGTCAGCCTTTCGTGCTGGAGGGTGGCAGCATTGATACGGACGGCGGAGGGACGCTGCTGGTGACGGAAGAGTGCTTCCTGTCGGAGCAGCAGTGCCGCAATCCGGGCCTTAGCCGCGAGGGCTACGAGGAGGCATTTGCCCGCTACTTGGGCATTCGGAAGACCCTGTGGCTCGGTCGGGGTTGCGTAGGTGACGACACGCACGGGCACATTGACGATCTGGCCCGCTTCGTCGCCCCTTCGACGGTGGTGCTGGCTTACGAAGACAAGGCGAGCGATCCGAACCACGAGATGAGTGTGGACAATCTGGGGCGGCTGAAGCGGGCGACTGACGCCGCCGGCCGATCGCTCACCGTAGTGACGATTCCGATGCCGGAGCCGGTGTTGTTTGGCGGCGAACGGCTTCCGGCGAGCTACGCCAACTTCTACATCGCCAACAGTGTGGTTCTGGTGCCGACGTTCAACGACCCGAACGACCGGACGGTTCTGGCGACTCTGGCCGGTCTGTTCCCCAACCGACGGGTGGTGGGCATCCACTGCCGGGATCTGATTCTCGGTCTGGGTACGCTTCACTGTCTCAGCCAGCAGCAACCGGCCGCCCTGGGCCATTGACCGTCGGGTCACCGGTTGATCCTCGACGCTTGAACGGCCCCGGGTGATCAAGCGAGTTTCGTGGATCTCGCGGAGTCAAAAACTGCCTGCGCCAAACGAAGCCAATTAAGTGGTCAGCGGCCAACGGTCAGGGAGGTGGGCGCTGACCTTGGCGCCTATTCCAGCAGACCCCGTGACACAGGCCAGCTGGTTGAATAGGCAGCGGCGCGACGCGGCGGCGTCAAGGGCGCGGCGTCCTCTGAAGAGAACACCACGGGTGTTCCGGTCTGATTGCCGCGGATGCCGAGAGTTGGGCCCGCGAACGGCATGGGCCCGGACAATGCGGTCGAGGGGGGCAGGCGGCAGGCCCGGTGGTCCTCGATTGCCGCATTGCCTGGTCCGATTGGGGGATCATCGGCTACCAGTTTGGACGGCGGGTACGCATGTCGTAGTGTTCGCCGGTATCCAAGAGGATGTGGGACTCGTCGTCCTCCCACGGCCAGCCGCGTCGGGTTGCATCAAACACGGCGACCTTGCCGTCGCCGATCACCTCGAATTCGTTTCCCTGGACCACGATGGCGGCCGCGTGGTCGATCCCGATCCCGAGGAGTGAGTTTTCCTTCTTCAGGATCGCGACCACGTCGGCGATTGCGCGGTTTTCGGTCGGCCAGGTGTGTACGGTCGAGGCCCGAAGGAATCCCCCGCCTTCGTTCCAGCCGTAGGCATCGCCCGCCATCCGGGATGCCAGGAATCGGGCAGCACCGCCTTCCGCTGCGATGACGCCTCCTCTGTCCAGGAGATCGAACAGCTCCTTATGGGCCAGGGTGTGGAGGAAGGCGTCGGCCAGCCGCCACTGCTCACCGGTGCAGATCCATACGCCGCGGGCGTTGCGCAGGGGTGTGACGAACCGTGTGGAGTTGGCGGCATTGCGGTCATTGGTGTGCCAGAGTGTCGCGTTCCTGGCACCCATTTTGCGGAGTGTGTCCAGTGGCTGGTTTCGTTGACCGGGGTTGTCGGCGCCGGGTGTTGGAATGACCACGATGTGGGCCTCGCGGTCGCCCAGGAGGTCAAGGAACCGCTGCATGATCGCCGGCCCCGCCTGGGCTCCGCACATCAGCAGGGTACCTTCTGGCGGCCCACACGTTTTCCAATTCGCGGCCGGGTCCTGCCATGTCTTGTCCGCGCCGTTCCACTGCCCGGCCGGATCCCAGGGGTGTTGAGTGAGCGTGCGGCGATTCTTGAGATCGTAACGATCGCCGGCAAACAGGAACTCGTAGGGTTGTCCGACGGACCAGCCGGGACGCCGGGCATCACAGAGAGCGACCTTACTGGTGCCGGAGACCTCGAACGTATCTCCGCGGAGGATGATGAAGGTGTCCTCGTCGATCCCGATGCCGAGCAGTCCGGGGGACTGGCTCACAATCCTGGCGAGACCGCCCATGCGATGGCGTCGGATGTAGTGTTGCCCGATGGCGGATTGTCGCACGAAGCCGAAGCCGACGTCGCCGCCGTTATGTCCTCCGTACAGGAAGGAGCCCTGAATGGATGCCCCGGCCGAGTTACCGGCGACGACGCCGCCGCGTTGCAGGATGCCGAACAGTTCGCGGTGGGTGAGTGTATGGAGGTAGGCGGTAGCCAGGCGGCTCTGTTGCCCGCCGGAGATCCACACTGCCCTGGCCTGGCGCAGCGGTGCGACGAAGTCGACCGAGTTTGCGGTTTTCCGATCGCGGGTGTGCAAGACCTTGACGTTTTTTGCCCCCCGCTCGCGCAAGGGAGCGACGGCGGGAGCATTCTCGCCGCAGTTGGCGTCCGGGCCGGCGGTCGGAATGACCACGATGAGGGCCTCGGGGTCGTTCACCAGGCTGATGAAGGCATCAGCGCCGCGTCCGCCGTGCGTTCCCCCGTGGATCAACAGGGTGCCGGTCGGCGGCCCGATGGTATCCCATGTCTCCGTGGGGCTCACCCACTTGGTTTGCCCGAAGGCGGAGCTTGCCAGGCACATGCACAGTGACAGGGGCCACGTTGTTGTGATCGGCCATAGCACGGGGTCACCTCCTGGGATGGGATGGTGGCGGCCAACGGCGGTCACCTGCTCCGGCCGGCAAGCCGCAAGACCCCACCCTGACCGGGAAGTATACCCGCCCGGCGAGGCCGTCTCTCGGCCGGCTCGGCAACCGTGATCACGACGTGGTCTTGAGCGGCTCCGGGACATCGACGATGTACATTTGACGGGTTGGTTCGAAGCTACCGTCGAAGCAGATCCGGGTACCGTCGCGATTCCAGCGCGGGTGCAAATCGCAGCGTGATGCACCGGTGAGCTTCGGATTAGCGTCGAAGTCGCCGAGGTCGATGCGGGCGGCATCCGCGGGCCGGTAGAGGAACAACCGCTGTCGGTGGTGCCTATCGGGGTAGGTATCCAGAAGGATCCACTTGCGGTCCGGCGAATACGAGCAGTGGCCGTCGGCGGTGAGCGTGTTCTGGCCGACGATCTCGTAGGTTCCGGTGCGATCATTGATCAGGAAGAAGTGTGCGCCCTTGTCCTGGGTGGCTGTCCAGGCCAGGATGGTCTCGTCGTCGCGCCAGTCGAAGTGTGAGACGAGGAGGCTCCTGGACATGAGTCGCACGTTGCCGCCGTCGCGGTCGGCGGTGTAGAGGCGGGTGCGAAAAGAGCCCTTGTCGAGCGGGCGCCAGCGATGCAGGAACAGGAACCGGGTACCCGAGGGATTGAACTTAAGGTGATTGAACCAGTGGTGGGTATCCTTGAACTCGGGGAGGGGCTTGTTCTGTACCGCCCAGGCGATGGACAGGAGCTGCCGATGGTTTCCGGTAGCCAAGTCGATCCAGTAGATACCCGCATCGCGGGGTGCGGGATCGTCCTTGAGCTGTTCGGGCAGAGCGACATAGCCATAGCCTGGCCGGAGTCGATTGACCCGTTCGAAATCGAGGGTGAGGGCCTGTTTCCCGTCCAGGCTGACGTCATAGACAGGTCGCGGCAAGCGGCGTGTGCTGCCGCGGTGGACGTCGCGAACGACGGACACGTAGTGGTTCCCGTCGAGGCTGTTGTAGATGATTTCGCGATCGGGTGCGTAGCCAAGCCACTGGAGCATGGTGCCCTGCTGCCAGCTCCAGGCGGTCGTGGTGTC belongs to Phycisphaerae bacterium and includes:
- a CDS encoding agmatine deiminase family protein; the encoded protein is MTGAGMRGVPPCRMPAEWELHDATWIAWPHHEPDWPGKLEPIHWVYAEIIRVLSGSERVEILCHDEATREKAASCLEQNGVGACRYRLHELANDRSWLRDSAPTAVRSTDGEVIWIQWRFNAWAKYDNYRLDEGVPRFIAEATGLKRVEALRPDNGQPFVLEGGSIDTDGGGTLLVTEECFLSEQQCRNPGLSREGYEEAFARYLGIRKTLWLGRGCVGDDTHGHIDDLARFVAPSTVVLAYEDKASDPNHEMSVDNLGRLKRATDAAGRSLTVVTIPMPEPVLFGGERLPASYANFYIANSVVLVPTFNDPNDRTVLATLAGLFPNRRVVGIHCRDLILGLGTLHCLSQQQPAALGH
- a CDS encoding Type 1 glutamine amidotransferase-like domain-containing protein, which translates into the protein MLWPITTTWPLSLCMCLASSAFGQTKWVSPTETWDTIGPPTGTLLIHGGTHGGRGADAFISLVNDPEALIVVIPTAGPDANCGENAPAVAPLRERGAKNVKVLHTRDRKTANSVDFVAPLRQARAVWISGGQQSRLATAYLHTLTHRELFGILQRGGVVAGNSAGASIQGSFLYGGHNGGDVGFGFVRQSAIGQHYIRRHRMGGLARIVSQSPGLLGIGIDEDTFIILRGDTFEVSGTSKVALCDARRPGWSVGQPYEFLFAGDRYDLKNRRTLTQHPWDPAGQWNGADKTWQDPAANWKTCGPPEGTLLMCGAQAGPAIMQRFLDLLGDREAHIVVIPTPGADNPGQRNQPLDTLRKMGARNATLWHTNDRNAANSTRFVTPLRNARGVWICTGEQWRLADAFLHTLAHKELFDLLDRGGVIAAEGGAARFLASRMAGDAYGWNEGGGFLRASTVHTWPTENRAIADVVAILKKENSLLGIGIDHAAAIVVQGNEFEVIGDGKVAVFDATRRGWPWEDDESHILLDTGEHYDMRTRRPNW